Below is a genomic region from Prolixibacteraceae bacterium.
GGTGCAGGCTTACCTTCCGATAGATCCCACTTTTTGGTTAGTCTCAAATGCTCCTTTTTTTTAAATGGATATATGATTGCATTCCTGGCCGCATTTGTTACCTCTCTTTTTACCAATAGTTTGTAGACTGGATCTTTTGATTTTTTCTTGGCTTTGACTACGTATTTATCGACAAACTCATCCAAGACTTGTTGTGCTTGTTGTAGGTTCTGGATCTTATCAAAATCATCTTTTAATGTGCGCAATTCAATACGAGCATCAATAAGGAATTGATTCTCTTTTTGGAGATCTTTGGTGAAAATAGCATCAATGAATTTACTTCCATTTATCTCCATTACCATGTCCGAACCATGTCTTGTATATAAAAATATCACTCCGGGTTTACCTTTAAGGAGTATCCCCCCTACGTCTAGATTGGAAAAACGAATCGTGTCGGTAAAAACGTCATCTTTAGTTTTCGTCAACAATTTAAAATCCTTACGCCCATAGCGTATTTGGAGTTGTGTTAATGTAGAATCAGTGCTTTTTATTGTCAACAAAGCATAGTCTCTTTGAGACGGTTTGCTACATGAACTCAAGAGTAAAACGACAGAGATATAGGTATACCCAAGTAAGGTTTTTAGCATCATATGTAGGATATTGATCTTTTAATAGGTTTTTCATAACCAGCTAGTTCTAACAATATAATGAAAATATTACACATAACACCGACTGTTTTGATTAAATAAAAAAACACATATTTTGTAACTTTCAGGAACTTCCACGTCTTATAGGTAAAAGTATGATGTGATAGAATAAAAAAACGACTATAGTGAATCAGAAAAAGAAAGAGTCGCTCTTCTATGAAATATTAGAATCAAACGACGAGAAAATAAAAAGAATATGTCACTACTATTATCGTGATCCTGAAGGGAGAAAAGACATATATCAAGAGGTTCTAACCAATATATGGAAGAGTTTAGAACACTTTCGTGGAGATGCGGCATTGAGTACATGGGTATATCGGGTGACTGTAAATACGGCGTTGACTCATATACGAAAGATCTCGCAAGAGAAACAACTTTTTCTTCATAAAGAACAGGATAACTTATCTGAATTGATTAACCATAATGAAGACAGTTGGCAATTAGAAGATCATATCGCACAGTTAGAGTGTGAGATTAATCAGCTCTCGATGATTGACAAAATGCTTATCACGTTAATGTTAGAGAAACTATCGATGGAAGAGATCTCTAATATTGTGGGGATTGGTGTGAGTAATGTAAGAGTGAAGATCCATCGCATAAAAGAAACCCTACGTAAAAAAATGATATTATGAGACTATTTAAAAGAAAAAAAGACCTCCCTGAAGATTTCAATTTTGTAGAGGAATTCAAGAAAGAGAATAATAAGATGATCAAAGGCAACTATCTCAGCATGGGGACACTTGTAGTCCTTTTCCTTTTAAATATAGTGATCCAAAGGGATACTATTATCAATAAACTCTTTATGACCCCCATTGTTGAATGGGATACGATAACAACCATTTTCGTTATAATGACACTAAACATCCCTTTTTTATTTATCGAAAGACATAGATACCATAAAAATTTCGATTTCGGACAAACCACTCTCTTATTGATGAAATCCTATTTAAATATGAGGAATCCTCAAACTTTAGGTCAAAAGATAACCCTTGGTATCCATATATCATTAGTCTTAGCATCGGTTGTTTTCAGTATCATGCAAGGCGAATCAAAATTATTACTAATATTTATTTTGTGCGTTCCAACATTTTTCATCGTAATTTATTATGAAAAGAGAAAGAGAAAGCCAATGAGAGATTATGCCAAAAAGATCATTAAAGAGTTGGAAGAAGAGTAGCATGACATACAGGTTAGTCCACCTTAGGGCAAGAAATAAGAATGAGTAGATTAACTTTATTTCTCTTCCTAATACTGACATATATATATATTTCTTGTGCATCATATCAAGATATTAGATACTATAAAAATATAGATTATGGGCAACCCTCTACATTACTTATTAAATCACAACTAAACTGGCGGAAGTCGAAAACTAGAGGTCAAAAGATATGTTACACTCTAACCAGTGTATCTTTCGTGTTATATTTTATTTCTAATATTCAGAAACATGGTTTCTTAATATTATTATTTTGTGTACCTGTTTTAGCGATCTCACTTTTCTTTGATTACAGAAGAAAGAAACCAATGCGTGATTTTGCAAAAAAACTCCTTAACGAGTTAGAAGGGGACTATTCTCTTATTGTTTATTGTAAACTAATCTCAATACCTATAAATATGAATAAACATAATACTTTCACCTTGAATGATCACGATACTTTTATGAGGCTGATAAGATCAAAGGTATCGGATCATGTTTGATTTACTCTTCATCACCTTCTCTTTGTTTTTTGTTGCGAAGTCTTTTGAGGTTGGAGAGGTACTCTATAAGGGAGTTAATCGTGTCAATATTTGGGTTCTATTGGAATGGTCAACTTTCGTTATCATTCTTTTCCCTATTAGAAGATCTTATCTTCAATATAAAAATATTGACTATGGAGTTCCAAAGACCATGATGCTCCGTCAAACATTAAGAAGATACAAAAGTGTACAAGTTGGAGATTATCTTTTAGCAACCTTATTTATTGTCACTATAACTTCAGCTAAAGTCTCTTCCCATAATATGGATATTGCCCTTTTTGTTATACGATTACTGATGTTGCTGTTTATCTTTACAATTATCGTAGCCAATCTAATTTGGAGATATCGTTATCGTAGCATATATCAATGAACCAAATTATTACCTAAAGAACTTCAATAGTCCTTTTTATAATTACATATTTTATTCAACCCGACTGTATCTACATATAAATTTCCTTGAACTATGATAAAAGCAAAATCAATAAGTCACTTACATAAAGATCTATTCTTCCAACAAATTATGGCTAAATATGAATCTGAGATAAATAGCTTTTGTCTATACTATAATCTTGAAGACAATGAAGAGTCTCCTATTTACAAAGAGATCGTTTCTAATATATGGAAAAGTATAGACCATCTAAAAGATGAAGTAACGACTATTTGGGTTTATCGTGTTATTGTGAATAGCTCCTTATCCTATACGTGGAGAGGAAAAGACAGTCTGTCTATTTCAACATCACATTTTAAGCATGAACTACAAAAGAGTGTATACCAACTTCGCTTAGACAGAGAAGAAAATCTAGAGGGCTGTCTTGGTCAACTCTCTATGGTGGATAGGATGCTTATAATCCTTTGTCTAGAAGGGCTAAATACGGAAACAATTGCTCAAGTAATTGGGATTCCTGCAACCAAAGTAAGTTCGAAGGTTAATAATATTATGACAAAATAGTTAATAGACTCAAAGTAAATATGCCGTCAATAAATTATTGACTGTTCACTTTATGGCTACTATTCCCCTCTAGTTAGTATAAGTACTTTTGATTATAGTATCGATTACACCAGTACGACATATTATGGCATAGACGTTTTTTTTCTTGTCCATCGAAACGAAAACAAGTAGAAAAACAAACAGTAAAATCTATGTCTATAAATAATGTAATACGTCGACATCATGCGATTGTAGATATGCTTTGGATAAAACCAGCAAGTTTCAAAGAGATATACTCGAAACTAAACTACCAATCTAAACTTTCAGGAGTTGAGCTAACTACATCTTTGCGAACTTTTGGAAGGGATATTATCGATATTCATGAATTATATGGGATTAAAATCAACTATGACCATATTGAAAAACGATATTATATCCATCAAAATAATATACTGGGCAATGAAGAGAGACTCTTCGATGCTATGCGGCTAAAGAAAGTACTGCACCTTAATGATAACTATGCTAGCCTCATACATCTAGAACATGAGGAGCTCTTCAATACCGTAATTTTTAAAACCATTATACGGTCGCTCATTAAACCTAGTAATTTAAAGGTCACTTCCTCTCAATCAATTACTATTGGTACTCCTGTATCTCTCATCGCTTTTGAAACGGAATGGTATCTTATGGTTCTCACTTCCCACACAGATAGAATAATTTCGATATCTGTTCGTGAAATACATGAGCTTGAAATATTTGCACTTCAAACGGCACATCAAACGGCTGCAAAAGACCGATGGGATAAGTTTGTCAAAGATCTATTGGATGTATTCGATAACCATCATTTTTCCGAACTCTGTTTTACGGAGACTGAAAATGGTCAACAACATAGATATAGTATTGAAAGCAAACATGCAAAAGAGTGGATATCATACCTTCTCACTTATAAACAAACCATCACAATTGATCAACCCTTAGCACTTAAAGAGATATATCATTCGAATTTGATATGTGATAAATGGACACTGTAATTTGATATTAAACATCAATCCAATCACTTATTATCATGGCTTTGGGGTGTATAATAATTCCAATTATTTTTCGTTATTGTAGTGAAACACATATAGACACTAAATGATTATAATGAAACGAGTTACAAAATGGGGAGCCATTTTACTCATGCTTCTTTTATGGGGGTGTATAAGTGAAAAAGATACCATCGACTCACTTACAAAAGTAGATATTACGTCTAGCGAACAAGGGATTGTTCCGTTGCCTGATGATATCTCAAGTAAGATGAGGGATGTTTTTTCGAAATATACTAAGGTAACTGCTCCTAATGGAAGACCTATCCATATCTTTGCTCAATCTGGAGTTAGTAATGCCAAGGTAGTTAGAGCTAGACAGATTTTAGCTATGTATCTTACGGATGTCAAAGGTTCTAAGTATGGCAGCTTCAAATCTCTTATTGCGAACAGTATGGCAGACAGAAATGCTGCTCTTTACTTCTTTAATACAGAAGATGATAAAGAGCAGCATATGAGCTCTTTGACTTTTGCTCCATTTAACGGACAAGACCTGTATGCCTCTGAAGCATTTGTCGAAGGATCACCTGAATATATTCAGAATTCCCCAAGGGATGCCAGTTACGAAGAGATTCTTCATCTCACACAGGATTATGGCATTACTCCTATGCTTCCTCAATATCAAAAAGAGATATATGATAGAGCACACGATGCAGTAAGTAGTAATATTTACATGCCACCAAGTGAACTTCCTAAGGCAGACTATGATCAAGAGTACTTGGCATCTGTATGGGATGTGTATCTCGATGCATGGGCATATCAGGACCCACCTGCTCAGTATGGAGAGTATCTTTATAATACTAGAGAGATGTTGAAAGAGAAAGATCCTATTGGGTATGGACTCGTAGAGGCTTTCTTACCTGCAGTTCTAACTTACAATGCTCATATATATGAACTTTTTGAGGGAACTTTCCATCTTGACTATCGAGAAGAT
It encodes:
- a CDS encoding TlpA family protein disulfide reductase, producing the protein MMLKTLLGYTYISVVLLLSSCSKPSQRDYALLTIKSTDSTLTQLQIRYGRKDFKLLTKTKDDVFTDTIRFSNLDVGGILLKGKPGVIFLYTRHGSDMVMEINGSKFIDAIFTKDLQKENQFLIDARIELRTLKDDFDKIQNLQQAQQVLDEFVDKYVVKAKKKSKDPVYKLLVKREVTNAARNAIIYPFKKKEHLRLTKKWDLSEGKPAPKFIDYENLHGGTTSLDDLKGKYVYLEFSTINCGPCRKELPYLKSIVRKYQHQNIAFVNINYNRKEDHDWWKEVMSKKDFPVIQLFANGDRYLMHAYEKMGVPSFVLIDPQGNIVNANPPRPSNPKLVKLLDALL
- a CDS encoding sigma-70 family RNA polymerase sigma factor — its product is MNQKKKESLFYEILESNDEKIKRICHYYYRDPEGRKDIYQEVLTNIWKSLEHFRGDAALSTWVYRVTVNTALTHIRKISQEKQLFLHKEQDNLSELINHNEDSWQLEDHIAQLECEINQLSMIDKMLITLMLEKLSMEEISNIVGIGVSNVRVKIHRIKETLRKKMIL